In a genomic window of Deinococcus aquiradiocola:
- the proB gene encoding glutamate 5-kinase, with the protein MRVVLKLGTSVLTGGSDRLHRPRMVDLIRQIAALRAQGHEVVLVTSGAVLAGWEALDFPPRERTLAEKQLLAAVGQSALMHTYSLLAELYGVKVAQILLTADDFRDRTRYLNARTTLSACLSRGVLPVINENDAVAVEQIKVGDNDTLSAFVANLVEADLLVILTDAPGLYTADPRTHPDATLIPEVTRITPDIWALAGGAGSHRGTGGMHTKIQAAEIATRAGTPVVIAPGDAREAFVRAVDGEAIGTRFLANGSRLEARKRWILAEIAPGRVLLDAGAARALRERGGSLLAVGVRGVEGDFERGQTVRLLTPDGTELGRGLTRYRSQDLSRLAGKRSSDTQAVLGYDYGPEVVHRDDLILL; encoded by the coding sequence ATGCGCGTCGTACTGAAGCTGGGCACGTCCGTACTCACCGGCGGTTCTGACCGCCTGCACCGCCCCAGGATGGTGGACCTCATCCGGCAGATCGCGGCGCTGCGCGCGCAGGGTCACGAGGTGGTCCTCGTGACGTCCGGCGCGGTCCTCGCCGGTTGGGAAGCGCTGGACTTCCCGCCGCGCGAACGCACGCTCGCCGAGAAGCAACTCCTGGCCGCCGTCGGCCAGAGCGCCCTGATGCACACGTACAGCCTGCTCGCCGAACTGTACGGCGTGAAGGTCGCGCAGATCCTGCTGACCGCCGACGACTTCCGCGACCGCACCCGCTACCTGAACGCCCGCACCACCCTCAGCGCCTGCCTCAGCCGGGGCGTCCTGCCGGTCATCAACGAGAACGACGCGGTCGCCGTCGAGCAGATCAAGGTGGGCGACAACGACACCCTGTCCGCCTTCGTGGCGAACCTCGTGGAGGCCGACCTGCTCGTGATCCTCACGGACGCGCCCGGCCTGTACACCGCCGACCCGCGCACGCACCCGGACGCGACCCTCATCCCGGAGGTGACGCGCATCACGCCGGACATCTGGGCCCTCGCGGGCGGGGCGGGCAGTCACCGCGGCACGGGCGGCATGCACACCAAGATCCAGGCGGCCGAGATCGCCACGCGCGCCGGGACGCCCGTCGTGATCGCGCCCGGCGACGCGCGCGAGGCGTTCGTGCGCGCCGTGGACGGCGAGGCCATCGGCACGCGCTTCCTGGCGAACGGTTCGCGGCTCGAGGCGCGCAAACGCTGGATCCTGGCCGAGATCGCGCCGGGCCGCGTGCTGCTGGACGCCGGGGCGGCCCGGGCGCTGCGCGAGCGTGGCGGGAGCCTCCTCGCGGTCGGCGTGCGCGGCGTGGAGGGCGACTTCGAGCGCGGGCAGACGGTGCGGCTCCTCACGCCGGACGGCACGGAACTCGGGCGGGGCCTCACCCGCTACCGCAGCCAGGACCTGTCGCGCCTCGCCGGGAAGCGCAGCAGCGACACGCAGGCCGTCCTCGGCTACGACTACGGCCCGGAAGTCGTGCACCGCGACGACCTGATCCTGCTGTGA